A portion of the Micromonospora tarapacensis genome contains these proteins:
- a CDS encoding NUDIX domain-containing protein codes for MTRRYASAGAVVATGDLSSPQILLLDQVRKSGEQQTVGPKGRLEPGESPLQAARREVAEEAGLTNTHYGAYLGQEAYTFTDNDGTVAAKTVDVE; via the coding sequence ATGACTCGTCGATACGCCTCCGCCGGGGCCGTCGTCGCGACCGGCGACCTCAGCTCTCCACAAATCCTGCTCCTCGATCAGGTCCGGAAGAGCGGTGAACAACAGACCGTTGGCCCGAAGGGCCGCCTGGAACCAGGCGAGTCACCACTCCAGGCAGCCAGGAGGGAGGTGGCCGAGGAAGCCGGCCTGACCAATACGCACTACGGCGCCTACCTGGGGCAGGAGGCCTACACCTTTACCGACAACGACGGAACAGTCGCGGCGAAGACCGTCGACGTGGAGTAA